The segment TTGGCTATAGCCATCAGATGTATATTGTTTTAAATGTGGGTGCTCCACTGTAATAACACGATCTGCACCGTATTCAAATAATGGACCTGTTAAATCTGCTACTGCATCCCCTAATAATACGCCAACAACTTCACCACCATCAGCGATTTGCTTTGCAGCTGCAATGGCTTCAAATGAAACATTACGTAAGCTTCCTTCACGAACTTCACTTAATACTAATACTTTTTTTGACATAGCATATTCCCTCCGTTACCCTTTAAGATTCGATTGATCGCTTTTATTCGTTACACGACTTTTGCTTCTGTATGAAGTAGATTTACCAGCTCTTTTACTTGTGCAGAAAGATCACCTTCCAAAATGCGTCCTGCTGCCTTTTGAGCAGGTAGGAAAATATCTACTGTTTCAATCTTTACTTCTACATCGTCTTCATCGATATCTAAATCATCTAGCTCAAGCTCTGCAAGCGGTTTCTTTTTCGCTTTCATAATACCTGGTAGAGATGGATAACGCGGCTCATTTAAACCTTGTTGAGCTGTTACTAAAAGTGGTAAAGTTGTTTCAATTACCTCTGAGTCCCCCTCAATATCACGTACAATTTTTGCAGTTGTACCATCAATTTCAAGATTTGTAATTGTTGTTACATAGTTAATATCTAATAGGTCAGCAACACGCGGACCTACTTGACCAGAACCACCATCAATCGCAACATTTCCTGTTAAAATTAAATCAGCATCTTTATCTTTTAAATATTCAGCTAAAAGATAAGCAGCTGCATTTTGGTCTAATTCGTCTAAGTCATCTTCTGTATTAATAAGCACTGCTTCATCTGCACCCATAGCAAGCGCTGTACGTAATTGCTTCTCTGCATCCTCGCCGCCAATTGTGACAACCGTTACTTTACCACCAGCAGCATCACGCACTTGGATTGCCTCTTCAATGGCATACTCATCATAAGGGTTAATAATGAATTCTGCACCATCCTCTTGAATTTTGCCACCCGACACAACGATTTTTTCTTCTGTATCAAACGTACGTTTAATTAATGCAAAAATATTCATATATCCATACCTCCTGGAACGTTTTATAATTCTAAGTAAACTTATAAATATTATATATTTTTAGTTTCAATAACATCGATAACATATGTATAGCTATCGACATTGGGAATTTTATTTACCAGTAAATACAGGCTCACGTTTTTCAATAAACGCTTGTATGCCTTCTTTTGCATCCTCTGTGACAAATACTGTGCCAAAGGATTTTGCCTCTGCTTCGATGCCTTCATAGAATGAAGCATGCTTTGCATATTGCAATGTTTGAATAGCTGCTTTTAATGCTACTGGACTTTTCTTAGCAATTTTCTTAGCAATCGTTAATGTTTCATCTATTAATGCTTCATCTGAAAATGCACGGTTCGCTAAGCCCCATTGCACAGCCTCAGCACCAGAGATTGGTTCGCTTGTAAACATCATCTCAGCCGCCTTTGCTACACCA is part of the Lysinibacillus sp. FSL K6-0232 genome and harbors:
- a CDS encoding electron transfer flavoprotein subunit beta/FixA family protein, whose amino-acid sequence is MNIFALIKRTFDTEEKIVVSGGKIQEDGAEFIINPYDEYAIEEAIQVRDAAGGKVTVVTIGGEDAEKQLRTALAMGADEAVLINTEDDLDELDQNAAAYLLAEYLKDKDADLILTGNVAIDGGSGQVGPRVADLLDINYVTTITNLEIDGTTAKIVRDIEGDSEVIETTLPLLVTAQQGLNEPRYPSLPGIMKAKKKPLAELELDDLDIDEDDVEVKIETVDIFLPAQKAAGRILEGDLSAQVKELVNLLHTEAKVV